The DNA sequence GGGCGGCAGGGTGATCCTCACGATGTTCAACCGGTAGAAAAGGTCCGCCCGGAACCTCCCTTCCCGCACGGCGTCGTCGAGATCCCGATTCGTGGCCGAGACGATCCGGACGTCGACGGGGATGTTCTCCTTCCCGCCGATCCGGCGGATCTCCTTCTCCTGCAAAGCGCGCAGCAGCTTCGCCTGGGTCTCCGGCTTGATCTCGGCGATCTCGTCGAGGAAGATCGTCCCCCCTTCCGCGGCTTCGAACAGGCCGATCTCCCGGCGGACCGCGCCGGTGAACGCCCCGCGCTCGTGGCCGAACAGCTCGCTCTCGAACAGGGTGTCCGGCAGGGAGGCGCAGTTGACCGCGAGAAACGGTGCGGCGTTGCGACCGCTCATCGAATGAACGTTCCGTGCGATCACCTCCTTCCCCGTGCCGCTCTCGCCGGTGAGGAGGATGGTGCTCTCGCTCCTCGCGACGCGCGGCAGGATCCGCTTGATCTCGCGGATCGCCGCGTGCTCGCCGAGGATCGGTACGGCGCCGGGGAAGAGCTTCTCCGACAGCACCCGGTGGGATTCGCGCAGGTGAAGGTTCTCGATGGCCCGTTCGACGATGATCAGCAGGCGGGCCCGGTCGACCGGCTTTTCGAAGTAGTAGTACGCCCCCTTCTTGATCGCGTCGACCGCCGTCTGGATCGTGCCGTAGGCGCTGCTGAG is a window from the Deltaproteobacteria bacterium CG2_30_66_27 genome containing:
- a CDS encoding DNA-binding response regulator, producing MKGTVLVVDDERNQREILGAILKSEGYVPLLASGGAEALRLLEREAVDLVITDLVMPGMTGEELIDAVLARNPGMPILLSSAYGTIQTAVDAIKKGAYYYFEKPVDRARLLIIVERAIENLHLRESHRVLSEKLFPGAVPILGEHAAIREIKRILPRVARSESTILLTGESGTGKEVIARNVHSMSGRNAAPFLAVNCASLPDTLFESELFGHERGAFTGAVRREIGLFEAAEGGTIFLDEIAEIKPETQAKLLRALQEKEIRRIGGKENIPVDVRIVSATNRDLDDAVREGRFRADLFYRLNIVRITLPPLRDRISDIPLLAEHFLSKHGEKGVPPVCGITKEAMRLLMRYTWPGNIRELSSVVERAVVLAEGGKIGPGELPLELREGADAVPAKAFDLPPQGVEFEKVEEHLLRQAVERSGGVHTRGAELLRMSYKAYIYRLKKFGILPS